From the Deinococcus radiophilus genome, one window contains:
- a CDS encoding Dps family protein, which produces MTKAKKPVKASTKGQTRTDAAHMEIKHNELVDHNYLSEEQFNAVAETLQRNLATTISLYLKFKKYHWDIRGRFFRDLHLAYDEFIDEFFDSIDEQAERLVALGGSPIAAPSDIERYSVVKVPTETVRDAYTQVEDLVSDLTRVSKGFRDDSLTADENDDPATADMYNGYAATMDKIRWMLQAMMDDDRMQR; this is translated from the coding sequence ATGACCAAAGCCAAAAAGCCCGTAAAAGCATCGACCAAAGGCCAGACCAGGACGGACGCTGCACATATGGAGATCAAGCACAATGAGCTGGTGGACCATAACTACCTGAGCGAAGAGCAGTTCAATGCGGTGGCCGAGACGCTACAGCGTAACTTGGCCACCACCATCAGCCTGTACCTCAAGTTCAAGAAGTATCACTGGGATATCCGGGGCCGTTTCTTCCGTGATCTGCACCTGGCCTACGATGAATTCATTGACGAGTTTTTTGACTCCATTGACGAGCAGGCCGAGCGGCTGGTGGCCCTGGGTGGCAGCCCCATTGCTGCGCCCAGCGACATAGAGCGCTACTCGGTGGTGAAGGTGCCGACTGAGACGGTGCGCGATGCCTATACCCAGGTGGAGGATCTGGTCAGTGACCTGACCCGCGTGAGCAAGGGCTTCCGCGACGACAGCCTGACCGCTGACGAGAACGATGATCCTGCCACCGCTGATATGTACAACGGCTACGCCGCCACCATGGACAAGATCCGCTGGATGCTGCAGGCCATGATGGACGATGACCGTATGCAGCGCTGA
- a CDS encoding transposase family protein gives MVELKVQRPVPRKKRRLPVSPTPIVLWPAGRRIQMDATRLSLPDGICWAYLVLDVESRALLHIEVVRNLSASSAVAALQQGIRGLHNLGIDER, from the coding sequence ATGGTGGAGTTGAAGGTGCAGCGCCCAGTTCCCAGAAAGAAGCGCCGTCTGCCGGTGTCCCCTACGCCTATCGTTCTCTGGCCAGCGGGCCGCCGAATTCAGATGGATGCCACACGGCTCAGCCTACCGGACGGGATCTGCTGGGCTTACCTCGTTCTGGACGTGGAAAGTCGCGCACTGCTGCACATTGAAGTGGTCCGGAATCTCTCTGCCAGCAGCGCGGTGGCCGCGCTGCAACAAGGAATCCGTGGGCTCCATAATCTCGGCATAGACGAGCGGTAG
- a CDS encoding transposase, with product MGKQRKTWSPEVKEEIVLAVLSDEQSIAELARQHGVAESLIHNWRAQFLEAGRARLAGNKQDDGFKVLEKENERLKSLLGEKELALYIAKKARGL from the coding sequence ATGGGAAAGCAACGCAAAACCTGGTCGCCTGAGGTCAAGGAAGAAATCGTCCTGGCCGTGCTCAGTGATGAGCAGTCCATCGCAGAACTGGCCCGTCAGCATGGCGTGGCTGAAAGCTTGATTCACAACTGGCGTGCTCAGTTCCTGGAGGCGGGCCGTGCCCGCCTCGCTGGCAACAAGCAGGATGACGGCTTCAAGGTGCTGGAGAAAGAAAACGAGCGTCTGAAGAGCTTGCTCGGTGAAAAGGAATTAGCCCTCTATATCGCAAAAAAAGCCAGGGGTCTTTAA
- a CDS encoding recombinase zinc beta ribbon domain-containing protein — translation MPEPQPLRSASHRPLVPRPARAAAPARPGRRCRTRPGAPGTRNVLRNERYMGRAVFQGIELTYEPIISAEQFERVQERMQRRRVTRPSRSGSPRLWSGHLRCAECGSAIGASHAKNNEGRTYTYYTCWRAKRSPRQLGSAPGCTHTTAYRADRMEKEWWQQMTAQLSDPVMLPTLLPPAVSATAGPPLARVQELETAIARAWEPFAADKILEQIAERLAAPYQQQLAELRAEYAPQPTVTPDYVELAGEFAQALDKAIQDEDRRMLLSLLDMQLYVHPDGSVRVQVSPP, via the coding sequence GTGCCAGAGCCTCAGCCGCTTCGGTCAGCAAGTCACCGTCCTTTAGTCCCCCGGCCAGCTCGCGCAGCTGCGCCCGCCCGGCCAGGTCGAAGGTGTAGAACACGCCCAGGCGCGCCCGGCACTCGGAACGTACTTAGAAACGAGCGCTATATGGGCCGAGCTGTGTTCCAGGGCATCGAGCTGACCTATGAGCCGATCATCAGTGCAGAGCAGTTTGAGCGGGTTCAGGAGCGGATGCAGCGCCGCCGGGTGACGCGTCCCAGCCGGAGCGGTAGCCCGCGTCTGTGGTCGGGCCACTTGCGCTGCGCCGAGTGTGGAAGTGCGATAGGAGCCTCTCATGCCAAAAATAACGAGGGGAGAACCTACACCTATTACACCTGCTGGCGGGCCAAGCGCAGCCCTCGCCAGTTGGGCAGTGCTCCAGGGTGCACCCATACCACGGCCTACAGAGCTGACCGCATGGAAAAAGAATGGTGGCAGCAGATGACTGCGCAGCTGAGTGACCCGGTCATGTTGCCCACGCTGTTGCCGCCTGCAGTGTCGGCCACTGCTGGGCCACCCCTTGCCAGGGTGCAAGAATTGGAAACGGCCATTGCGCGGGCGTGGGAGCCCTTCGCCGCGGACAAGATCTTAGAGCAAATTGCTGAGCGACTGGCGGCGCCTTACCAGCAGCAGTTGGCCGAGTTACGTGCCGAGTATGCTCCCCAGCCCACTGTTACACCAGACTATGTGGAGCTGGCTGGAGAGTTTGCCCAAGCGCTGGACAAAGCTATCCAGGATGAGGACCGGCGCATGTTGCTCAGCCTCTTGGACATGCAGCTTTATGTCCATCCAGATGGCTCGGTGCGGGTGCAGGTGTCGCCACCCTGA
- the ychF gene encoding redox-regulated ATPase YchF — translation MANGLSIGIVGLPNVGKSTLFNAITRATALAANYPFATIEPNVGRVTVPDERLSALSGVFTKGERVPPIIPTYVEFVDIAGLVKGASKGEGLGNQFLANIREVDAIAHVVRCFEDGNVIHVAGKVDPLDDIETINTELILADLAGLEKRLTNLQKKAKGNDKEAAALASLAEQIIAVLGEGKPARAGAYDQPVPKDFGLITTKPVIYVANVGEDELNEDNAYVQAVRDHAAGEGAQVVKISAQIEGELAEMPEDEAREFLADLGVEESGLDKLVKVGYDTLGLITFITSGEKEVRAWTIRNGEKAPEAAGEIHTDLEKGFIRAEVIEWDKMVEAGGWAAAKAKGWVRTEGKEYVMKDGDIMNVLHSS, via the coding sequence ATGGCTAACGGACTGAGTATTGGCATCGTGGGTTTGCCGAACGTCGGTAAATCGACCCTCTTTAACGCCATCACCCGCGCCACGGCGCTGGCGGCCAACTATCCTTTCGCCACCATCGAACCCAATGTGGGCCGCGTGACGGTCCCCGACGAGCGTCTCAGCGCCCTGAGCGGCGTCTTTACCAAAGGGGAACGTGTACCGCCGATCATCCCCACCTATGTAGAGTTTGTGGATATCGCAGGTCTGGTTAAAGGGGCCAGCAAAGGCGAAGGCCTGGGTAACCAGTTCCTGGCCAACATCCGCGAGGTGGACGCCATTGCCCATGTGGTGCGCTGCTTTGAGGACGGCAACGTCATTCATGTGGCGGGCAAGGTGGATCCCCTTGACGACATCGAAACCATCAATACCGAGCTGATTCTGGCCGACCTGGCCGGGCTGGAAAAGCGGCTGACCAACTTGCAGAAAAAGGCCAAGGGCAACGATAAGGAAGCTGCCGCCCTGGCGAGTCTGGCCGAGCAGATTATTGCGGTGCTGGGTGAAGGGAAACCGGCCCGCGCTGGGGCGTATGACCAGCCGGTCCCCAAAGACTTCGGGCTGATCACCACCAAGCCTGTCATCTATGTGGCAAATGTAGGCGAGGACGAGCTGAACGAGGATAATGCCTACGTGCAGGCGGTACGTGACCATGCTGCGGGCGAAGGCGCACAGGTGGTCAAGATCAGCGCCCAGATCGAGGGCGAACTGGCCGAGATGCCCGAAGATGAGGCCCGCGAGTTCCTGGCGGACCTGGGTGTGGAAGAATCCGGCTTGGACAAGCTGGTCAAGGTCGGTTATGACACCCTGGGCCTGATCACCTTTATTACGTCGGGTGAAAAAGAGGTGCGTGCCTGGACCATCCGCAACGGCGAAAAAGCCCCAGAAGCCGCTGGCGAGATTCACACCGACTTGGAAAAGGGCTTTATCCGCGCCGAAGTGATTGAGTGGGACAAGATGGTCGAGGCAGGTGGCTGGGCCGCGGCCAAAGCTAAAGGCTGGGTCCGTACTGAGGGCAAAGAGTACGTGATGAAAGACGGCGATATCATGAACGTGCTGCACAGCAGTTAG
- a CDS encoding IS3 family transposase: MVGPGTTSQARTPLKKQIAIFLKDTFAVSERRVCRALGFSRTTYRRKSPERVKDLVLVERLRALARERPRFGYRRLHLMLGREGLNVNHKRVYRIYRAEGLAVRKKERRKLNVGERQQKPQVSAPNQRWSLDFMTDQLASGQRFRVLNVVDDFTRECLVMQAGTSITGHDVVTALEAVVRFRGAPQAITTDNGPEFTGRALELWTHKCDIMHHFIRPGKPVENAYIESFNGRVRDECLNLHWFQNLDQAVMLQEFLPNSACSSGGSGKLEEYYGKATQNLVA, from the coding sequence GTGGTAGGGCCTGGGACCACGTCCCAGGCGAGGACACCTCTCAAAAAACAGATAGCGATCTTCCTGAAGGACACCTTCGCCGTGAGTGAACGTCGAGTCTGTCGGGCCCTGGGCTTCTCGCGCACGACCTATAGAAGAAAAAGCCCAGAGAGAGTAAAAGATCTGGTTCTGGTCGAACGTTTACGTGCACTGGCACGGGAACGGCCACGCTTTGGATACCGAAGACTTCACCTGATGCTGGGCCGAGAAGGTTTGAACGTGAACCATAAGCGTGTGTACCGCATCTATCGTGCCGAAGGGCTAGCCGTTCGGAAGAAGGAGCGCAGGAAGCTCAATGTTGGGGAGCGTCAGCAGAAACCTCAGGTTTCTGCTCCTAATCAGCGTTGGAGCCTGGATTTCATGACAGACCAGCTCGCATCTGGTCAGCGATTTCGTGTGCTGAACGTGGTGGATGACTTTACCAGGGAGTGCCTGGTGATGCAGGCTGGAACGTCCATCACAGGGCACGATGTCGTGACTGCTCTGGAAGCTGTGGTGCGGTTCCGTGGTGCACCACAGGCTATTACGACCGACAATGGCCCAGAATTTACAGGGAGAGCCCTGGAACTCTGGACCCATAAGTGCGACATCATGCACCACTTCATTCGACCGGGAAAACCCGTCGAAAACGCCTATATCGAAAGTTTCAATGGACGTGTTCGGGATGAATGCCTGAACCTCCACTGGTTTCAGAATCTGGATCAGGCGGTAATGCTCCAGGAATTCCTTCCAAATTCAGCCTGTTCCTCAGGAGGGTCAGGCAAACTGGAGGAATATTATGGGAAAGCAACGCAAAACCTGGTCGCCTGA
- a CDS encoding integrase core domain-containing protein → MSRRVQIDATRFALRDGISWAYIVLDVETRAVLNVYVVRSLSASSAVTALRGGVEKLKKLGIEESLVVMSDGGSDFTSHEFKAACEEVGTWVRAKVSQLGGMCILERVNRTLKYEFIFREEPQTKAELSALCAEFRTWYNIVRPHSALGYGYPWAKLLEVAESLKAA, encoded by the coding sequence ATGAGTAGACGGGTTCAAATCGATGCCACTCGCTTTGCTTTACGAGATGGGATTTCCTGGGCATATATCGTTCTGGACGTGGAAACTCGAGCTGTGCTGAATGTCTACGTGGTGCGCTCGTTATCGGCCAGCAGCGCGGTCACCGCGCTGCGAGGAGGAGTTGAGAAACTGAAGAAACTGGGAATCGAGGAATCGCTGGTCGTGATGTCGGATGGTGGCTCGGACTTCACGTCCCACGAGTTCAAAGCGGCCTGTGAGGAGGTAGGTACCTGGGTCAGGGCGAAGGTATCGCAGCTGGGTGGAATGTGCATCCTGGAGCGGGTCAACCGCACTTTGAAGTACGAGTTCATTTTCAGGGAGGAACCGCAGACGAAAGCGGAACTCAGCGCGTTATGCGCTGAATTCCGCACCTGGTACAACATCGTTCGGCCTCATTCAGCCTTGGGGTATGGCTATCCCTGGGCTAAACTGCTGGAAGTGGCCGAGTCTCTTAAAGCCGCTTGA
- a CDS encoding transposase: protein MNGKRYTEAHILDILGQLEAGTPISDLARLHGVAPGTIYRWKAKYGGMTKDEARQFRQLEAENQRLKKLVADLSLDNAMLKEVVGRTW, encoded by the coding sequence ATGAACGGCAAACGGTATACCGAAGCACATATTCTGGACATCCTTGGACAGCTTGAGGCGGGCACGCCTATAAGCGATTTGGCGCGACTTCATGGAGTCGCGCCAGGGACGATTTATCGCTGGAAAGCCAAGTACGGTGGCATGACCAAAGACGAAGCCCGTCAATTTCGTCAGCTGGAGGCGGAAAACCAGCGTCTCAAAAAGCTGGTTGCTGACCTTTCGCTGGACAACGCCATGCTGAAAGAGGTGGTTGGACGAACGTGGTAG
- a CDS encoding MBL fold metallo-hydrolase: MTLQSISDQVWLLPGAVASVVIEDGVGGAVLVDTGLDDAQARKLLRGLEAKGLRPSAVLNTHSHADHHGGNAFILAKFPELPVFAPPLEAAVINHPVLEPLALYGAMPPAELQNKFLLAPASPAQPLAAGQQTVGGVELELLNVPGHAAQMYAVRVGEVLYAADALFGAEALAKHPLTFCADSAAQKASAELLGALSGIRRVLVGHGVPTEDLVALVTTNLNAYQQTSERVHAALAQGAAGVDTVLARVAGGLSLQMAAMGPLLLNRAVVAAHLAEWLHKGAVKAEIHENELVFSLC, encoded by the coding sequence ATGACCTTACAGAGCATTTCGGATCAGGTATGGCTGCTGCCGGGCGCAGTCGCTAGTGTGGTGATTGAGGATGGAGTGGGCGGGGCAGTGTTGGTGGACACCGGGCTGGATGATGCCCAGGCCCGCAAGCTGCTGCGTGGTCTGGAGGCCAAGGGACTCAGACCTAGTGCGGTCCTAAACACCCATTCGCACGCCGATCATCACGGCGGCAATGCATTTATCCTGGCGAAGTTTCCGGAGCTGCCGGTCTTTGCGCCGCCGCTGGAAGCCGCTGTCATCAATCATCCTGTGCTGGAGCCGCTCGCGCTGTATGGGGCCATGCCACCTGCCGAACTCCAGAACAAGTTCTTGCTGGCTCCGGCCTCGCCCGCGCAGCCGTTGGCGGCGGGACAGCAAACAGTGGGCGGGGTAGAACTGGAATTGCTGAATGTCCCCGGCCATGCGGCGCAGATGTATGCCGTCAGGGTAGGGGAGGTGCTTTACGCTGCCGATGCCCTGTTCGGTGCGGAGGCGCTGGCCAAGCACCCACTGACTTTTTGCGCGGATTCGGCGGCGCAAAAAGCGTCGGCAGAGCTGCTCGGAGCATTAAGCGGGATCCGCAGGGTCTTAGTGGGTCATGGCGTACCGACTGAGGATCTGGTGGCGTTGGTGACAACCAACCTCAACGCCTACCAGCAGACCAGTGAGCGGGTGCATGCTGCGCTGGCGCAGGGCGCCGCAGGAGTGGATACAGTGTTGGCGCGTGTCGCTGGGGGCCTGAGTCTACAGATGGCCGCCATGGGGCCGCTGCTGCTCAACCGGGCCGTGGTGGCGGCCCATCTGGCCGAATGGCTGCATAAAGGAGCTGTCAAGGCGGAAATTCATGAGAACGAACTGGTGTTCAGCCTATGCTGA